In a single window of the Prinia subflava isolate CZ2003 ecotype Zambia chromosome 3, Cam_Psub_1.2, whole genome shotgun sequence genome:
- the GGACT gene encoding gamma-glutamylaminecyclotransferase produces MARVFVYGTLKKGQPNYKHMINTAKGLAKFQGRGRTVEKYPLVIAGKYNIPYMLNIPGTGHHIAGEIYSVDEQMLQFLDEFEGCPDMYQRTLMRIQVVEWEGKGGAGEARAADGVLECFVYSTATYPPEWVGLPYYDSYDSSGKHGLSYVLRESRE; encoded by the coding sequence ATGGCGCGTGTCTTCGTCTACGGCACGCTCAAGAAGGGCCAGCCCAACTACAAGCACATGATCAACACGGCCAAAGGCCTCGCCAAATTCCAAGGAAGGGGCCGCACGGTGGAGAAGTACCCGCTGGTGATTGCAGGGAAATACAACATTCCTTACATGCTGAACATCCCGGGGACAGGCCACCACATTGCCGGGGAGATTTACTCTGTCGAcgagcagatgctgcagtttCTGGATGAGTTCGAAGGCTGCCCAGACATGTACCAGCGCACCCTGATGAGAATCCAGGTGGTggagtgggaagggaagggcggCGCGGGAGAGGCGCGGGCGGCCGACGGCGTGCTGGAGTGCTTCGTGTACAGCACGGCCACGTACCCGCCCGAGTGGGTCGGGCTCCCCTACTATGACAGTTACGACTCCTCGGGGAAGCACGGCCTCTCCTACGTGCTACGGGAAAGCCGGGAATAG